A part of Brassica rapa cultivar Chiifu-401-42 chromosome A05, CAAS_Brap_v3.01, whole genome shotgun sequence genomic DNA contains:
- the LOC103848907 gene encoding uncharacterized protein LOC103848907 isoform X2, with translation MTDNIFEGLPPPSSQHQELPNSSNPDESPSPAPTLVLKSSLKRSKPPESAPDASAPPLLKSALKRSKPAESTPEAPKKRLQFKTSTDASEEQVIEAMQKITSHIKNPSKFSKASKLAIRLIQAGSVKAGTSCYLIAMLEAAMSSKTPCTDRLVRGDYHALFSAAQDVAECLDRSQKNLLTIWTIKAVVANDLFTDDSFMFSKTATQIKEAVSDLPVATEEDDAEEAAALEQEAVKDSGDGETTQDVAEAESDPFGLDAWIPSNVKKNGKTKMTKEDTDALENKKFLRSKREALITCLEIAARRYKVPWCQTVIDILVKHAFENASRFTSQQRRAVEKLWASVREQHLRRKQGKSVTGKLDVTAFESLQDKYANEKMSIRRSVGANGERRAQQWLG, from the exons atgacgGATAATATCTTCGAAGGTCTACCTCCTCCGTCTTCTCAACATCAAGAGCTTCCCAATTCTTCAAATCCAGACGAAAGCCCCTCCCCAGCTCCGACTCTGGTTCTCAAAAGCTCCCTGAAGCGATCTAAACCACCAGAATCAGCACCCGATGCCTCAG CTCCTCCTCTTCTCAAGAGCGCACTAAAGCGTTCAAAGCCAGCAGAATCCACGCCTGAAG CTCCTAAGAAGCGTCTACAGTTCAAGACATCGACGGATGCATCAGAAGAGCAAGTGATAGAAGCGATGCAGAAGATAACGTCTCACATCAAGAACCCTTCAAAATTCTCCAAAGCCTCGAAGCTCGCCATACGCCTGATTCAAGCTGGAAGCGTGAAGGCGGGAACTAGCTGTTACTTGATTGCGATGCTCGAAGCTGCTATGTCGTCGAAAACTCCTTGTACTGATCGCTTGGTTCGAGGAGATTATCATGCTTTGTTCTCAGCAGCTCAGGATGTCGCCGAG TGCCTTGATAGAAGCCAGAAGAATCTGTTGACCATATGGACGATTAAAGCAGTTGTGGCTAATGACCTCTTTACTGATGACAGCTTTATG ttttccaaGACTGCTACTCAGATAAAGGAGGCTGTATCTGATCTTCCTGTAGCAACTGAGGAAGATGACGCTGAAGAAGCAGCTGCTCTTGAACAAGAGGCTGTGAAGGACAGTGGAGATGGAGAGACAACACAGGACGTGGCCGAAGCTGAGTCTGATCCCTTTGGGCTGGATGCATGGATCCCCAGTAATGTGAAGAAAAATGGTAAAACAAAGATGACAAAAGAAGACACAGATGCCTTGGAGAACAAGAAATTTCTCAGGTCGAAAAGAGAAGCTTTGATTACATGCCTGGAGATCGCTGCACGCCGTTACAAAGTTCCATG GTGTCAGACTGTTATAGACATATTGGTGAAACACGCGTTTGAGAACGCGTCGAGGTTCACATCGCAGCAGAGACGAGCGGTGGAGAAACTGTGGGCTTCTGTTCGAGAACAACATTTACGTAGGAAGCAAGGCAAGTCAGTGACGGGGAAGCTCGACGTTACTGCTTTCGAAAGTCTTCAGGATAAATACGCCAACGAGAAGATGAGCATCCGGAGATCTGTTGGAGCTAACGGTGAACGCCGTGCACAGCAATGGCTTGGTTGA
- the LOC103848907 gene encoding uncharacterized protein LOC103848907 isoform X1: MTDNIFEGLPPPSSQHQELPNSSNPDESPSPAPTLVLKSSLKRSKPPESAPDASAPPLLKSALKRSKPAESTPEAAPKKRLQFKTSTDASEEQVIEAMQKITSHIKNPSKFSKASKLAIRLIQAGSVKAGTSCYLIAMLEAAMSSKTPCTDRLVRGDYHALFSAAQDVAECLDRSQKNLLTIWTIKAVVANDLFTDDSFMFSKTATQIKEAVSDLPVATEEDDAEEAAALEQEAVKDSGDGETTQDVAEAESDPFGLDAWIPSNVKKNGKTKMTKEDTDALENKKFLRSKREALITCLEIAARRYKVPWCQTVIDILVKHAFENASRFTSQQRRAVEKLWASVREQHLRRKQGKSVTGKLDVTAFESLQDKYANEKMSIRRSVGANGERRAQQWLG; this comes from the exons atgacgGATAATATCTTCGAAGGTCTACCTCCTCCGTCTTCTCAACATCAAGAGCTTCCCAATTCTTCAAATCCAGACGAAAGCCCCTCCCCAGCTCCGACTCTGGTTCTCAAAAGCTCCCTGAAGCGATCTAAACCACCAGAATCAGCACCCGATGCCTCAG CTCCTCCTCTTCTCAAGAGCGCACTAAAGCGTTCAAAGCCAGCAGAATCCACGCCTGAAG CAGCTCCTAAGAAGCGTCTACAGTTCAAGACATCGACGGATGCATCAGAAGAGCAAGTGATAGAAGCGATGCAGAAGATAACGTCTCACATCAAGAACCCTTCAAAATTCTCCAAAGCCTCGAAGCTCGCCATACGCCTGATTCAAGCTGGAAGCGTGAAGGCGGGAACTAGCTGTTACTTGATTGCGATGCTCGAAGCTGCTATGTCGTCGAAAACTCCTTGTACTGATCGCTTGGTTCGAGGAGATTATCATGCTTTGTTCTCAGCAGCTCAGGATGTCGCCGAG TGCCTTGATAGAAGCCAGAAGAATCTGTTGACCATATGGACGATTAAAGCAGTTGTGGCTAATGACCTCTTTACTGATGACAGCTTTATG ttttccaaGACTGCTACTCAGATAAAGGAGGCTGTATCTGATCTTCCTGTAGCAACTGAGGAAGATGACGCTGAAGAAGCAGCTGCTCTTGAACAAGAGGCTGTGAAGGACAGTGGAGATGGAGAGACAACACAGGACGTGGCCGAAGCTGAGTCTGATCCCTTTGGGCTGGATGCATGGATCCCCAGTAATGTGAAGAAAAATGGTAAAACAAAGATGACAAAAGAAGACACAGATGCCTTGGAGAACAAGAAATTTCTCAGGTCGAAAAGAGAAGCTTTGATTACATGCCTGGAGATCGCTGCACGCCGTTACAAAGTTCCATG GTGTCAGACTGTTATAGACATATTGGTGAAACACGCGTTTGAGAACGCGTCGAGGTTCACATCGCAGCAGAGACGAGCGGTGGAGAAACTGTGGGCTTCTGTTCGAGAACAACATTTACGTAGGAAGCAAGGCAAGTCAGTGACGGGGAAGCTCGACGTTACTGCTTTCGAAAGTCTTCAGGATAAATACGCCAACGAGAAGATGAGCATCCGGAGATCTGTTGGAGCTAACGGTGAACGCCGTGCACAGCAATGGCTTGGTTGA
- the LOC117133889 gene encoding AT-hook motif nuclear-localized protein 19-like gives MANPWWTGQVNLSGLEATPPSSSQLKKPDLHISMNMAMDSDHNNHHHHQEVDTNNNNNEDDRDNLSGDDHEPREGAVEAPTRRPRGRPAGSKNKPKPPIFVTRDSPNALKSHVMEIASGTDVIETLATFARRRQRGICILSGNGTVANVTLRQPSAATVPVPPGGAAVLALQGRFEILSLTGSFLPGPAPPGSTGLTIYLASGQGQIVGGSVVGPLMAAGPVMLIAATFSNATYERLPLDEEEAAEGGGGGVVPGQLGGVGSPLSSGGGRGDGNQGLPVYSMPENLVSSGGGSGGGGQMSGQEAYGWAQARSGF, from the coding sequence ATGGCGAATCCATGGTGGACAGGACAAGTGAACCTCTCTGGCCTCGAAGCGACGCCGCCTAGCTCATCTCAGTTAAAGAAACCAGATCTCCACATCTCCATGAACATGGCCATGGACTCAGATCATAAcaaccatcatcatcaccaaGAAGTCgacaccaacaacaacaacaacgaggACGATAGAGACAACTTGAGCGGCGACGACCACGAGCCACGTGAAGGAGCCGTGGAAGCCCCCACACGCCGTCCACGTGGACGTCCAGCTGGTTCCAAGAACAAACCAAAGCCACCGATCTTCGTCACGCGCGATTCCCCTAACGCTCTCAAGAGCCATGTTATGGAGATCGCTAGTGGGACTGACGTCATCGAAACCCTAGCTACTTTCGCTAGGCGGCGCCAACGTGGCATCTGCATCTTGAGCGGTAACGGCACGGTGGCTAACGTTACACTCCGACAACCCTCAGCAGCTACCGTTCCAGTCCCCCCTGGAGGTGCGGCTGTTTTGGCGTTACAAGGGAGGTTTGAGATTCTTTCTTTAACAGGTTCTTTCTTGCCTGGACCGGCTCCACCTGGATCCACCGGTTTAACGATTTACTTAGCCAGTGGTCAAGGTCAGATTGTTGGAGGAAGCGTGGTGGGGCCATTGATGGCAGCTGGTCCGGTGATGCTAATTGCTGCCACGTTTTCTAATGCGACTTACGAGAGGTTGCCTTTGGATGAGGAAGAAGCGGCTGAGGGCGGCGGCGGAGGAGTGGTTCCAGGGCAGCTTGGGGGCGTAGGTTCTCCTCTGAGTAGCGGTGGCGGTCGAGGAGATGGAAACCAAGGACTTCCGGTGTACAGTATGCCGGAAAATCTTGTTTCTAGTGGCGGTGGAAGCGGTGGAGGAGGGCAGATGAGCGGTCAAGAAGCTTACGGTTGGGCTCAAGCTAGGTCAGGATTTTAA